From the Euphorbia lathyris chromosome 6, ddEupLath1.1, whole genome shotgun sequence genome, one window contains:
- the LOC136232050 gene encoding protein TRIGALACTOSYLDIACYLGLYCEROL 1, chloroplastic-like isoform X1: MQAASHLHPIWYISSRKTSLKLNGDMNMSMTTLHSSQISLVGEAQTRVSVLLKRRTKLFVLPNTNDRNQSVSLLDEETSTNHAPSFEAKRLLSKWSPPRYVWRGLSVFVMAGQVIIRILTGKIHWRNTLQQLERVGPKSVGVCLLTAAFVGMAFTIQFVREFTRLGLQRSVGGVLALAFSRELSPVVTSIVVAGRIGSSFAAELGTMQVSEQTDTLRVLGTNPVDYLVTPRVIASCLALPLLTLMCFTVGLASSALLSDGVFGISINIILESAQRVLKPWDLISAMIKSQVFGAIISIVSCSWGVTTSGGAKGVGESTTSAVVISLVGIFIADFALSYFFFQGVGESLKNSM, translated from the exons ATGCAGGCAGCttctcatcttcatccaatttGGTATATTTCAAGCAG AAAAACCTCTCTCAAGCTAAATGGGGACATGAACATGAGCATGACAACCTTGCATTCAAGTCAGATTAGCTTAGTTGGTGAAGCTCAAACTCGTGTATCTGTATTACTTAAGCGACGAACCAAATTGTTTGTGCTTCCTAATACAAATGATAGGAACCAATCCGTGTCTTTGTTAGACGAAGAAACAAGTACCAATCATGCGCCTAGTTTTGAAGCAAAGAGATTGTTAAGCAAATGGTCACCTCCTCGGTATGTTTGGAGGGGATTATCAGTCTTTGTCATGGCAGGGCAGGTAATTATCAGGATATTAACTGGTAAAATCCATTGGAGAAACACTCTTCAACAACTAGAGAGAGTTGGACCAAAGTCAGTCGGAGTCTGTCTCTTAACTGCTGCATTTGTAGGCATGGCTTTTACAATTCAGTTTGTGAGAGAATTCACTAGACTAGGATTACAACGGTCTGTTGGTGGCGTATTAGCACTCGCCTTTTCTAGAGAATTGAGTCCTGTGGTTACATCTATTGTTGTTGCTGGAAGGATTGGGAGTTCATTTGCAGCTGAGTTAGGAACAATGCAGGTATCTGAACAAACAGACACATTGAGAGTTCTCGGTACGAATCCAGTTGATTATTTGGTGACTCCTAGAGTGATTGCTTCTTGCCTTGCTTTACCATTGTTGACATTGATGTGCTTCACAGTTGGATTGGCATCCAGTGCTTTACTATCTGATGGTGTGTTTGGTATTAGCATTAACATCATATTAGAGTCAGCACAGCGAGTACTTAAACCGTGGGATCTAATAAGCGCAATGATCAAGTCACAGGTTTTCGGTGCCATCATATCAATTGTGAGTTGTTCTTGGGGAGTTACTACTTCAGGTGGTGCCAAAGGGGTTGGAGAATCAACAACTTCGGCTGTGGTTATATCTCTTGTTGGTATTTTCATTGCTGATTTTGCGCTATCATATTTTTTCTTCCAGGGTGTTGGAGAGTCTCTGAAGAATTCCATGTGA
- the LOC136232050 gene encoding protein TRIGALACTOSYLDIACYLGLYCEROL 1, chloroplastic-like isoform X2 has translation MQAASHLHPIWYISSRKTSLKLNGDMNMSMTTLHSSQISLVGEAQTRVSVLLKRRTKLFVLPNTNDRNQSVSLLDEETSTNHAPSFEAKRLLSKWSPPRYVWRGLSVFVMAGQVIIRILTGKIHWRNTLQQLERVGPKSVGVCLLTAAFVGMAFTIQFVREFTRLGLQRSVGGVLALAFSRELSPVVTSIVVAGRIGSSFAAELGTMQVSEQTDTLRVLGTNPVDYLVTPRVIASCLALPLLTLMCFTVGLASSALLSDGVFGISINIILESAQRVLKPWDLISAMIKSQVFGAIISIGVGESLKNSM, from the exons ATGCAGGCAGCttctcatcttcatccaatttGGTATATTTCAAGCAG AAAAACCTCTCTCAAGCTAAATGGGGACATGAACATGAGCATGACAACCTTGCATTCAAGTCAGATTAGCTTAGTTGGTGAAGCTCAAACTCGTGTATCTGTATTACTTAAGCGACGAACCAAATTGTTTGTGCTTCCTAATACAAATGATAGGAACCAATCCGTGTCTTTGTTAGACGAAGAAACAAGTACCAATCATGCGCCTAGTTTTGAAGCAAAGAGATTGTTAAGCAAATGGTCACCTCCTCGGTATGTTTGGAGGGGATTATCAGTCTTTGTCATGGCAGGGCAGGTAATTATCAGGATATTAACTGGTAAAATCCATTGGAGAAACACTCTTCAACAACTAGAGAGAGTTGGACCAAAGTCAGTCGGAGTCTGTCTCTTAACTGCTGCATTTGTAGGCATGGCTTTTACAATTCAGTTTGTGAGAGAATTCACTAGACTAGGATTACAACGGTCTGTTGGTGGCGTATTAGCACTCGCCTTTTCTAGAGAATTGAGTCCTGTGGTTACATCTATTGTTGTTGCTGGAAGGATTGGGAGTTCATTTGCAGCTGAGTTAGGAACAATGCAGGTATCTGAACAAACAGACACATTGAGAGTTCTCGGTACGAATCCAGTTGATTATTTGGTGACTCCTAGAGTGATTGCTTCTTGCCTTGCTTTACCATTGTTGACATTGATGTGCTTCACAGTTGGATTGGCATCCAGTGCTTTACTATCTGATGGTGTGTTTGGTATTAGCATTAACATCATATTAGAGTCAGCACAGCGAGTACTTAAACCGTGGGATCTAATAAGCGCAATGATCAAGTCACAGGTTTTCGGTGCCATCATATCAATT GGTGTTGGAGAGTCTCTGAAGAATTCCATGTGA